One Skermanella sp. TT6 genomic window, GGATCACCAGATAGCCGCCGATCGAATAGAAGAAGAAGGGCGTCAGCTGGTTGATGAAATTGTTCAGGAACTTGATGAAGAATTTGCGCTGGAAGATCTCGAACCGGATGTCGTACACGTCGCCGAAGCGGTGCGAGATGTCCGCCAGGTGCCAGGCCGAGGTGTCGTGGGCATGGATCTCCTGCACGCCGGAGACCGATTCGCCGATCCGGTCGGAGATCTGGCGCATCGCCCGCACCCGCTGCTTGCCCAGCTGGTTGACCTTGCGTTGCAGCCGGGGAATCAGCCAGCCTTGCAAGGGATAGAGCGAGATCGCCGCCGCCCCCAGGATGGGGTCCTGCATGAAGATGAAGACCAGGTACACCAGCAGCGTGCCGCCCTGGAACACCGGCAAGGCTATCGAGTCGCCGATGAAGCCTCCCAGCGGCTCGACCTCGGCGGTGATCATCGGGATGATCTCGCCCTGGCTGACCTTGCGGAACCGGGGCAGCGGGAAGCGCAGCACCCTGACATACAGCTCGTAGCGGAGCCGCCGGAGCATGCGCTCGCCCAGCCGGCCCTTCAGGGTGTTGATCCGGAACTTGAAGGCGCCGTTGACCAGGACCAGCGTCAGGAACATCCCCGACAGCAGCATCAGGTACGGCACCTGTTCGAACTGGAAACCAAGGAATTCCTTGGGAAAACTCTGCCCGCCGATGGCGTCGTTGACGATCTGCTTCGGCAGTTCCAATGAATAGTAAAGGAACGGGAACGAGGACAGGGTGAGCAGGAGAATGACCACCTGCTGCCGCGTACTATGGCGCAGCACGAAGCGAAAGATGCTCTTTTCCATTCCGCCGATGTCCGAAAAAGCGTTCCTGCTCTGGAGCCGCCCCGGGCAGGAAAAAAGTGGGGTGGAGAGTACCTGATGGTGTGGCACCCGGCAATTCACATGGTCGATACCCTGCTATTCTGCTAGAGACAGACGATGGCATTGACCCCTATGGGTTCCAGGCTTCACAGGTTGGCCGAAACGCCGGAATCCACACCGTGAGCAGAAGCACATGAGCAACCGCATCGGGGCAGGCCGGGAACACATCCGGGAGCAGGCGCGCGAGCACAGCCGCGTCCTGATCTACAGTCACGACACCTTCGGCCTCGGCCACCTGCGCCGCTGCCGGACGATCGCCCACGCGCTGGTCGAGCAGCACAAGGACATGTCGGTCCTGATCCTGTCGGGCTCCCCGATCATCGGCAGCTTCGATTTCCGCAGCCGGGTCGATTTCGTCCGGATCCCCGGGGTGATCAAGCTGCGCAACGGCGAATACACCTCGCTCAACCTGCACATCGACATCGAGGAAACGCTCGCCATGCGGGCATCGATCATCCGCCACACGGCGGAGATCTTCGATCCCGACCTGTTCATCGTCGACAAGGAACCCCTGGGCCTGCGGGGCGAGGTGCTGGAAACCCTCCAGGTGCTCAAGGCGCGCGGCACGCCGCTGGTGCTGGGGCTGCGCGACGTGATGGACGAGCCGTCGGCCCTGGGGCCGGAATGGGAGCGCAAGAAGGCGATGCCGGCGCTCGACAAACTCTATGACGAGCTGTGGGTCTACGGCCTGCCGCAGATCTGCGACCCGCTCGAAGGCGTCCGGGTGCCGCCCTCGGTGCGCCGCAAGATGGTCTATACCGGATACCTCGAACGGAGCGCCCCGGTCCATCCCGCGCTGCCGGACATGCCGGACGAGCCGTTCATCCTGGTCACCCCCGGCGGCGGCGGCGACGGCGAGGCCATGGTGGACTGGGTCCTGCGCGCCTACGAACACGATCCCAGGCTGCCCCACCGCGCCCTGGTCGTCCTCGGTCCCTTCATGCAGCGCGAGCTCCAGAACGAGTTCGCGGCCCGGGCGGCCGCCTTGCCCAAGGTCGAGACCCTGACCTTCGAGGCCCAGCTCGAAAGCCTGATGGCGAAAGCGATCGGGGTCGTCGCCATGGGTGGCTACAACACCTTCTGCGAGATCCTGTCGTTCGACAAGCGGGCGCTGATCGTGCCGCGCATGGTCCCCCGGCGGGAGCAGTATATCCGCGCCAGCCGCGCGCAGGAACTGGGACTGGTCAGCATGCTGCCCGACGACGGAGTCCGCGACGCCGCCGCCATGGCGACCGCGCTGCGCCAGCTGCCGCAGCAGCAGGTCCCCTCCGACGTGATCGTCCCCGGCCTGCTCGATGGGCTGGAGAACGTCGACCGGCTGGCAGCCCGCCACCTGGCGGAACCCCGGCGCCCCGCGCGGCGCGCCACCCTGCGCCGCAGGGCCTGACCCATGCTTCACCGGATCGCATCTCGTGGGTCCGCCTTCGCCGCACGGCGAACGCCGATGACTCCCGGCAACGCCGACCTGCGGTCGATCGAATAGGCTGTTGATCTTGACCGTCTGCGTCGTCGTCAAGGGCTGGCCCCGCCTGTCCGAAACCTTCATCGCCCAGGAACTGGTGGGGCTGGAGCAGCGCGGCCTCGACCTCGCCCTGTACTCGCTGCGCCACCCGACCGACAAGGCCACCCACGCGCTGCACCGCCGGCTCCGGGCGCCGGTCACCTACCTGCCGGAATATCTCCACGACGAGCCGGCCCGGGTCGCCCGCGCGCTGAAGGAAGCCCGGGCGCTGCCGGGCTGGAAGCGGGCGCGGGCGGTCTGGCTCCGGGACCTCGCGCGCGACCGCACCCGCAACCGGGTCCGCCGGTTCGGGCAGGCGGCGGTGCTGGCGGCCGAGCTGCCGCCCGGCACCAGCGGGATCTACGCCCACTTTCTCCACACGCCCGCCAGCGTCGCCCGGTACGCCGCCCTGCTGCGCGGCCTGCCCTGGAGCTTCTCCGCCCACGCCAAGGACATCTGGACGATCCCCGAGTGGGAGAAGCGGGAGAAGCTGGCCGAGGCGCGCTGGGGCGTCACCTGCACCCGGCTCGGCCATGCCCACCTGGCGGAGCTGGCGCCCGTGCCCGACCGGGTCACCCTGCTCTACCACGGGCTGGAGTTCGACCGTTTCCCGGCGGAGGTGCCGGCCCGCCCTCCCCGCGACGGCGGCGACCCGTCCGACCCGCTGGTCCTGCTCTCCGTCGGCCGCGCCGTGGAGAAGAAGGGGTTCGACGTGGCGCTGGAGGCGCTGGCGCGGCTTCCCGCCGGCCTGCACTGGCGCTGGGTCCATATCGGCGGAGGGACCGGGCTGAAGGCCCTGAAGGCCGAAGCCGAACGGCTGGGCCTCTCCGACCGGATCTCGTGGCGGGGCGCCCAGCCCCAGGACGTGGTCATCCGGCACTATGCCGAGGCCGACCTGTTCTTCCTGCCCAGCCGGCTGGCGCGCGACGGCGACCGCGACGGCCTGCCCAACGTGCTGATGGAGGCCCAGGTCATGGGGCTGCCGGTCGTCGCGACCCGGATGGCAGCCATTCCCGAGCTGGTGATCGAGGGCGAGACCGGCGTCCTGGTCGATCCCGGCGACGCCGCGGCGCTCGCCGACGCCCTGGCCGCCCTCGGGCGCGATCCCGAAACGCGCCGCCGGCTGGCGGCGGCCGGCGGCAGCCGGGTCCGCGGACTGTTCGGCGCCGGCGCCGGGCTGGACCATCTGGCCGGGCTGCTGGCCGCCGGCGGTCGGGAGTAAGGGGACCGGCCCGGCATGCGGATCGCCTTCTACGCTCCCCTCAAGGCGCCGACGCACCCCACGCCCTCGGGCGACCGCCGCATGGCGCGGCTGCTGATGGCGGCGCTGCGCCATGCCGGGCACCGGGTCGACCTGGCCTGCACCTTCCGGAGCTGGGACGACGGCGGCAGGCCCGGCCGGCACCGCCGGATCGCCGACCTCGGCGGCCGGCTCGCGGACCGGCTCGCCGCAAGGCTGCGGCATGATCCGCCCGACCTGTGGTTCACCTACCACCTCTACCACAAGGCGCCGGACTGGCTGGGTCCCGCCGTCAGCGCGGCGCTGGGCATCCCCTACGTGGTCGCCGAGGCGTCCTTCGCGCCCAAGCAGGCCGGCGGTCCCTTCGCCCTCGGCCATGAAGCGGCGCGGACCGCCATCGCCCGCGCCGATGCCGTGGTCTCGCTCAACTCGGCCGATGCGGAATGCCTTTACCCTCTCCTCCGGTCGCCCGGCCGGCTGACCCTGCTGCGCCCCTTCGTCGAGCCGCCGGCCCCGCGTGACCGCGCGGCGGACCGCGCCGAACTCGCCCGCTCGCTGGGGCTCGATCCGGAGGTACCCTGGCTGCTGGCCGTCGGCATGATGCGGGGCGGCGACAAGCAGCGTTCCTTCCGCATCCTGGCCCGTGCCCTCGAACGGCTCGGCGGTCACGACTGGCGGCTGCTGGTCGTCGGCGACGGGCCGCGCCGGGTCTGCGTCGAGGAAAGCTTCGGCCGCGTCGATCCCGGCCGCCTCCGCTTCCTGGGCGCGCTGCCGCCCGACCGCCTCGCCGCCTGCTACGCCGGCGCCGACCTGATGGTCTGGCCGGCGATCAACGAGGCCTACGGCATGGCGCTGCTGGAGGCCCAGGCCGCTGGGCTGGCCGTCGTGGCCGGACGGACCGGCGGCGTGCCCGACATCGTGCGCGACGGCTCGACCGGCCTGCTGACCCCCGTCGGCGACGAGGCCGCCTTCGCCGACGCCGTCGCGGCGCTGCTGCCGGACCCGGCCCGGCGGAGCGCCTTCGGCCTGGAAGCCGCCCGCGTCGCATCGGCCGAGCACGGCTTCGACGGCGCGTCCCGCACGCTCGATACCCTGCTCCGCAGCCTCGCGAGGTCCCGATGACCGACCTTCTCCTCCTGCGCCACGGTCCGACCGCCTGGAACGCCGAGGGCCTGATCCAGGGCCGCACCGACATCCCGCTGTCGCCCGAAGGCGAAGGCGTGGTCCGTTCCTGGGTCCTGCCCGACCGGCTGCGCGACCGGGCCTGGGTCGCCAGCCCGCTGAAGCGCGCCGCCGCGACCGCCGCGATCCTCGGGCTCGATCCCGTGCCGGACGCCCGGCTTGTCGAGATGGACTGGGGGGCGTGGGAAGGCAGGACGCTGGCCGGCCTGCGGGCCGAGCTGGGCGACCTGATGGCGGCGTGGGAAGCGCGCGGCCTCGACTTCCGCGGCCCGGGCGGCGAGAGCCCGCGCGAGGTGCAGGACCGCCTGCGCCCCTGGCTGGCCGAGGTCGCCGCCGCCGGCCGGCCGGCCGGAGCCGTCGCGCACAAGGGGGTGATCCGCGCGATCTATGCCATGGCCGCGTGTTGGGACATGACGGACAAACCGGCCCATAAACTCCTCGACGGCTGCGCCCACCGCTTCACCCTGGCGGCGGACGGCACCCCCACCGTCGCCGAACTGAACATCGCGCTGGAGATTTGACTAAATTCCTATAATTATGTATGCTGGCGGCACAGGGGGCTTGGAAAATGATGACATTTGATGACATTCTCCGTCTCCCTGCCATCATGGCCGGTCTTGATCCCTGGCGGTCCGGAACGGTTGTTGTTCATCAACCTGAAGGTGATTCTCAGGATATTTCATCTTCCCTTGATCGTCATGCCCGGACTTGATCCGGGCATCTCCAGCCACGGAGCCTCGGTGAGACCCGCAAGACGATGGCCGGATCAAGTCCGGCCCCGACGAAAAGGGGGCGTTTTCGTCCACAGCGCGGCCTTTCGAGCGAAACGCAACAACCGTGCCGGACAGCCGTGGACTTGATCCGGCCATCCACGCGCGTACTCCGCCACCCCGGCCTGCGCGTGGATGCGCGGGGCGAGCCCGCGCATGACGGGAAAACAGAAAAATCCGGAGCCGCATCATGACGGATGATGACATCCGACCCCCCCGGAAGTCCCCCCTCAAGGCCCTGGTCTGGGTGCAGCACCTGCTCGGCATCGGGCATGTCCGTCGGGCGGCGCTGATCACCCGCGCCCTGGCGGCGGCGGGGCTGGACGTGACGGTGGCGTCCGGCGGGTTCCCGGTCGCGGGCGTCGATCACGGCGCCGCCCGCGTGGTGCGGCTGCCGCCGGCCCGGTCGGCGGACAAGAGCTTCAAGCGCCTGGTCGGCGACGGCGGCCTGCCCCTCGACGACGCCTGGCGGGAACGACGGCGCGCGGCGCTGCTGGATCTGGCGGACAGCGTCGATCCCGACATCCTGCTGCTGGAAACCTACCCCTTCGGCCGGCGCCAGTTCCGCTTCGAACTGCTGCCGCTGCTGGAACGCCCCCGGCGCCCCCGGGTCGTCGCCGCGTCGGTGCGCGACATCCTGGTGGCCAAGGACGATCCCGCCCGCGAGGTCGAGATGGCCGACGTGGCGCGCCGGCACCTGGACCTCGTGCTGGTCCACGGCGACCCCGCCGTGGTCCCGTTCGAGGCGACCTTCCCCCAGGCGCACCGGATCGCGGACCTGATCCGCTACACCGGCTACGTCGCCCCGGCCCGCGCCCCGGCCCGCGCCCCGGCCCACCCGGCCGCGCAGGCGGGCGGCGACGGCGCCGGGGAAGTGATCGTCTCCGTCGGCGGCGGCGCCGTGGGCCTGCCCCTGCTGCGGACCGCGCTGGCGGCGCGACCGCTGACCCCGCTGGCATCGTCCCCCTGGCGGCTGCTCGCCGGTCCCGACATCGGGGAGGCCGACTTCCAGGCCCTGCGCGACGGCGCTCCCCGCGGCGTGACCGTCGAGCGGGCGCGGCCCGACTTCCCGGAACTCCTGGCCCGCTGCACCCTGTCGATCAGCCAGGCCGGGTACAACACGCTGATGGACCTGATGCAGGCCCGCTGCCGCGCCGTGGTGGTGCCCTTCGCGGCCGGCAACGAGACCGAGCAGACGGACCGCGCCCGCCTGTTCGAGCGGCGCGGGCTGCTCCATGGCGTCCCCGAGGACGGCCTGACCCCGGAACGCTTGGCCGATGCGGTCGGCCGCGCCCTGGCGGCGCCCCCGCCCACCGACTTCGCCCCCCTCATGGACGGCGCCGCCGCCACCGCCCGCCTGCTGGTCGAGGCCGCGTCATGACGAATGATGACATCCGGGCCGCCCTGGCGCGGGAATTGGACCTGTGGGCCGAGGCCGGCCGGACCGCCACCCTGTGGTGGCGCGACGACGACGCCGTCGCGCCCTCGCCCGCCCTGGACCGCCTGCGCGATGCCGCCACCGCCGCCGGCGTGCCGGTCGCGCTCGCCGTGATCCCGGCGGGAGCGACGCCGGACCTGGCGGAGGAACTGCGGCGCTGGCCCGGCGTCTCGGTGCTCCAGCACGGCCTGTCCCACGCGAACCACGAGGTCCCGCCGGCCAGGAAGACCGAACTGGGCTCCGCCCGGAGCGTCGAGGCGGTCCTCGCCGACCTCGCCGAGGGATGGCGGTTGCTCCGGCCCTTCGATCCCCTGCCCGTCCTGGTCCCCCCGTGGAACCGGATCGCGGCGGACGTGGCGGCCCGGCTGCCGGCCCTCGGCTATGCCGGCCTGTCCACCTTCAACGCCCGGCCCCGCCCTTGCCCGGTGCCGGGTTTGGTCCAGGTCAACACCCATGTGGATGTCATCGACTGGCGGGGCGGCGGCGGTTTCGCCGGGACCGGAGCGGCGATCGGGGCCATGGTCCGCCACCTCGCGGCGCGCCGGACCGGTGCCGCCGATCCGGACGAGGCGACCGGGCTGCTGACCCACCATCTGGTGCATGACGAACCGTGCCGCCGCTTCCTCGACCGGTTCCTGGCCGCCGCGTCGGAACACCCGGCCGTCCGCTGGGTCGATGCCCCTGCCCTTTTCGGGAGCCCCTCCCCCAGGTGTCCACCGTGAAACAGTTCCGATATCCGGCTCCTCCCCTCTACGGCGACTATGCCCGCGCCGCCGCCGGCCTCGCGCTGACCGGCATTCCGCCCCTGCTGGTCCCGCTCAGCGCCTGGGTCGCGGTACCCATGATGCTTGCGGCGGCCCTTTTCGTGGTGTTCGGCGCCCGGACGGCGCAGCGTCACGCCACCGTCATCGAAATGGACGATAAGGGCATCACGGCCCGCGGGCCGCTGGGCGGTTCGATTTCGTGGGAACATTTGGCTCAGGTACGTTTAAACTACTATTCTACCCGTCGGGATCGCGGCCTCGGCTGGATGCAGCTCAAGCTGAAGGGCGCCGGTTCCGGGGAGACCGTCCGGCTCGAATCGACTCTCGACGGCTTCGACGAGATCGCCGAGCGGGTCGCGGACGTCGCGCGCAGGAAGGGGATCGGGATGACCGAGACGACGATCAGCAATTTCGCGGCTCTCGGCATCGACGCCGATCCGCAGGCCGGCATGGATGCCGCGGGCGTGCGGACGGCGCGCTGGTCCCGATGACCGACCTGCTGAGCGTCCGCGACCTGCATGTGGAGTTCCGCGTCGCCGAGGGGCTGATCCGTGCCGTGCGGGGCATCTCCTTCCGGGTCCGGCCCGGCGGCACGGTAGCCCTGGTCGGCGAGTCCGGCTCCGGCAAGTCGGTGGTCGCCCAGACCATCATGGGCATCCTGCCCCGTCCCGCCCACATCACGCGCGGCGAGATCCTGTTCGCCGATCCCCGTCTGCCCGGAACGGTCGACATAGCGAAGCTGCCCCCCGAAAGCCGCGCCATGCGGGCGATCCGCGGCGGCAACATCTCGATCATCTTCCAGGAGCCGATGACCTCCCTGTCGCCGCTGCACACGGTCGGCAACCAGGTGGGCGAGGCGGTCATGCTCCACCGCGACGTCGGCACGGCCGAGGCGCGCGAGCTGACCCGCGACATGCTGCGCCTGGTGGGGTTCCCCGATCCGGCCCGCGCGCTCGAGACCTACCCGTTCGAACTGTCCGGCGGCCTGCGCCAGCGCGCCATGATCGCCATGGCGCTGATCTGCCGCCCGTCGCTGCTGATCGCGGACGAGCCGACCACCGCCCTGGACGTCACGATCCAGGCCCAGATCCTCAAGCTGATCCGCGACCTCCAGGGCGAGCTGGGCATGGCGGTGCTGATGATCACCCACGACCTGGGCGTCGTCGCCAACGTCGCCGAGGAAGTGGTCGTGATGTACCGGGGCGAGGTCATGGAATCCGGCGAGATGCGCGACATCTTCGCCAAGCCCCGCCACCCCTACCTGAAGGCGCTGCTCCGCGCGGTCCCCCGCTTCCACATGGAGCCGGGCGAGCGTCTGGTTCCGATCCGGGAGATCAAGTCGGCCGGCGGCAAGCTGCTGGAAGCCACCCGGGAGCCCTGGCCGGCCGGCGCCGACTCGGTCGGGCCGCTCCTGGCCGTCTCCCGCGTCAGCAAGCGGTTCGACACCGGCAATACCGGCTGGTTCAACCGCAAGCGCACGGGCGGCGGCGTGCTGGCGGTGGACGATGTCAGCTTCGAGATCCGCCGGGGCGAGTGCCTGGGGCTGGTCGGCGAGTCCGGCTGCGGCAAGACGACCCTGTCCAAGATCCTGATGCGGGCGCTGAAGCCGGACACCGGGACGGTTCTGTTCAACGACCGCGGCCGCGTCATCGACGTGCTCGACCTGGAGGACGAGGCCCTGGTCGCCTTCCGGCGCAAGCAGCAGTTCATCTTCCAGGACCCGTTCGGCTCGCTCAACCCGCGCATGACCGTGTACGACATCGTCGCGGAACCGCTGGTGATCCACGGCATCGGCGACGCCGAGCATCGCCGGGCGATGGTCAAGGAACTGATGAACCTGGTCGGCCTGGACGTGCGGCACCTGAAGCGCTACCCGCACAGCTTCTCCGGCGGCCAGCGCCAGCGCATCGGCATCGCCCGGGCGCTGGCGCTACGGCCCGACCTGCTGATCTGCGACGAGCCGGTATCGGCCCTGGACGTCTCGATCCAGGCCCAGATCCTCAACCTGCTGAAGGACCTGAAGGAGAAGCTGGGCCTCACATACCTGTTCATCTCCCACAACCTGGCCGTCGTGGACTATATCGCCGACCGGATCATGGTGATGTGCCGCGGCCGGATCGTGGAGGTGGCCCCCCGCGCGACGCTGTTCCGCAATCCGGTCCATCCCTATACCCGGGCGCTGCTCGCCGCCGTGCCGGACCCCGATCCGGAATGCCCGCTCGACCTCGGCGTGCTGGGCGAAGGCCGCGCCTCAGATCCCGGCGCCTGGCCGGCTCCCTTCACCATCGACGGCACGGCCCATCCCGGCATGATCGACCTGGGCGACGGCCACCTCGTCCGCGCGACCGCCCGCCCCGCCCTCCTGGATCTGGCATCATGATCTCCCGCCTTCTCCGAGCAGGCCTCCTGGCGCTTGCCGCCGCCGCGCTCCTGGCGCCCGCGGCCGGCCGCGCGGCGGTCGAGACCCCCTTCTTCGCCGAGCAGGTCGCCGCCGGGAAATTGCCGCCGGTCGGCGAGCGGCTGCCGGCCGAGCCGAGAATGGTGACGTTCGATGACGATGGGGCGCAGCAGGGCCGGCCCGGCGGCGACATGACCATGCTGATGGCGCGGGCGAAGGACGTACGCATCATGTTCGCGTACTTCTATGCCCGGCTGGTGACGTACACTCCGGACCTGACGCTCGAACCGGACATCCTCCGGTCGATCGACGTGGAGGACAACCGGGTCTTCACCCTCCATCTCCGGCCCGGCCATCGCTGGTCGGACGGGTCGCCCTTCACCGCCGAGGATTTCCGCTACTGGTGGGAGGACGTGATCCTGAACCAGGACGTGCCGCCCTTCGGTGCCCCGCCGGAGATGCTGGCCGGCGGCGAGCCGCCCCGGTTCGAGGTGCTGGACGAGACGACCGTGCGGTATTCCTGGAACGAGCCGAACCCGCTGTTCCTGCCCGCGCTGGCGGCGGCCCGGCCGCTGGAGATCTTCGGTCCCTCGGCCTACCTGAAAAAGTTTCACGTGAAATACGCCGATGCCGCCGAACTGAAGGAAAGAGTCAAGGCGGCGGGGCAGAAGAGCTGGGCGCATCTGCACAATCGCGTGGACAACGCCTACGACAATGACAACCCCGACCTGCCGACGCTCCAGCCCTGGGTCAACACGACGGCGGCGCCGGCCGAGCGGTTCGTCTTCGTCCGCAATCCCTTCTATCACCGGGTGGATCCGGCGGGGGTCCAGCTTCCCTACATCGACCGGCTGCTGGTCCAGATCGCCGACGGCAAGATCATCCCGGCCAAGGCCGGCGCCGGCGAGGCGGACCTCCAGGCCCGCTACCTGCGCTTCGACAACTACACCTTCCTGAAGCAGGCGGCGAAGCGGAACGGCTACAAGGTCGACCTGTGGAAGACCGGAAACGGCGCCCATCTGGCGCTGTTCCCCAACCTCAACGCCTCGGACCCCGGCTGGCGCGGCCTGTTCCGCGACGTCCGGTTCCGCCGGGCGCTGTCGCTCGCCATCGACCGCGACGAGATCAACCAGGCGATCTATTACGGGCTCGCCAAGCCTTCCAACAACACGGTGCTGCCCCGCTCGCCGCTGTTCCGGCCGGAATACCAACAGGCCTGGACCCGGTTCGACGTGCGCGAGGCGAACCGGCTGCTGGACGAGATGGGCCTGACCGCACGCGGCAGCGAGAATATCCGGCTGATGCCCGACGGCCGCCCGCTGGAAATCATCGTCGAGACCGCGGGCGAGAGCACGGAGGAGGTCGATGTCCTGGAGCTGATCGCCGACAGCTGGCGCAAGATCGGGGTCAAGCTGTTCACCAAGCCCTCCCAGCTGGAGGTGCTGCGCAACCGCATCTATGCCGGCCAGACGCTGATGGCGATCGGCAAGGGCGTGGACAACGGCATTCCCACGGCCGACATGGCGCCGGCCGAATTCGTGCCGATGGACCAGAACCAGTATCAATGGCCGAAATGGGGACAGTACTACCAGACCGGCGGCACGGCCGGCGAGAAGCCCGACATGCCGGCCGCGGTCGAGCTGATGGAGCTGATGGGCCAGTGGCGGACGGCGCCCGACACGGCCGCCCGAGCGGAGGCCTGGCACCGCATCCTCGGCATCCACGCCGACCGCGTCTTCACCATCGGGCTGATCAACGGCACCCTGCAGCCGGTCGTCGTGCGCTCCACCCTGCGCAACGTGCCGGCGGAGGGGATCTACAACTGGGACCCGGGAGCCCATTTCGGCATCTACCGGCCCGACACGTTCTGGTTCGCCGAACCGGGCTGAACCGCGGGACGATTCATCTGACGACGGACAATCAACGGGGCGACGGAAGGGACGATCTATCACCATGCTGGGTTTCTTCGTGCGGCGGGTCATGGTGATGATCCCCACCCTCCTCGCGATCAGCGCGATCACCTTCGTCATCATCCAGCTTCCGCCCGGCGACTATCTGACCACCCTGATGACCGAGCTGGAAAGCCGGGGCGAGGCGATCGACGAGAGCCGCCTGCAGTTCCTGCGGGAGACCTACGGCTTGGACAAGCCCATGATCGAGCAGTATTTCGTCTGGCTGGGCGGCATGCTGACCGGCGACTACGGCTTCTCGTTCGAGTACAACCGGCCGGTCGCCGACGTGATCGGCGACCGCATGCTGCTGACCATCGTGGTGTCCTTCGCGACCATCCTGTTCATCTGGGTCGTGTCGTTCCCGATCGGGATCTATTCGGCGACCCACCAGTACAGCCTGGGCGACTACGGCCTGACCTTCCTCGGATTCCTCGGCTTGGCGACGCCGAACTTCCTGCTCGCCCTGGTGCTGCTCTACTTCGCCAACGTGACCTTCGGCACCTCCATCGGCGGCCTGATGGACGCGGCCTACCTGGATGCGCCGTGGAGCTGGGGCAAGGTGCTGTCCATCCTCGAACATCTCTGGATCCCTGTGATCGTGATCGGGACCAGCGGCACCGCCGGCATGATCCGGCGCCTGCGCGCCAACCTGCTGGACGAGTTGCACAAGCAGTATGTCGTGACCGCCCGGGCCAAGGGCCTGCCGCCCGGCCGGGTGCTGTGGAAATACCCGCTGCGGATGGCGATCAACCCCTTCATCGCCGACATCGGCAACCTGCTGCCCCAGGTCG contains:
- a CDS encoding ABC transporter substrate-binding protein, with amino-acid sequence MISRLLRAGLLALAAAALLAPAAGRAAVETPFFAEQVAAGKLPPVGERLPAEPRMVTFDDDGAQQGRPGGDMTMLMARAKDVRIMFAYFYARLVTYTPDLTLEPDILRSIDVEDNRVFTLHLRPGHRWSDGSPFTAEDFRYWWEDVILNQDVPPFGAPPEMLAGGEPPRFEVLDETTVRYSWNEPNPLFLPALAAARPLEIFGPSAYLKKFHVKYADAAELKERVKAAGQKSWAHLHNRVDNAYDNDNPDLPTLQPWVNTTAAPAERFVFVRNPFYHRVDPAGVQLPYIDRLLVQIADGKIIPAKAGAGEADLQARYLRFDNYTFLKQAAKRNGYKVDLWKTGNGAHLALFPNLNASDPGWRGLFRDVRFRRALSLAIDRDEINQAIYYGLAKPSNNTVLPRSPLFRPEYQQAWTRFDVREANRLLDEMGLTARGSENIRLMPDGRPLEIIVETAGESTEEVDVLELIADSWRKIGVKLFTKPSQLEVLRNRIYAGQTLMAIGKGVDNGIPTADMAPAEFVPMDQNQYQWPKWGQYYQTGGTAGEKPDMPAAVELMELMGQWRTAPDTAARAEAWHRILGIHADRVFTIGLINGTLQPVVVRSTLRNVPAEGIYNWDPGAHFGIYRPDTFWFAEPG
- a CDS encoding ABC transporter permease, producing the protein MLGFFVRRVMVMIPTLLAISAITFVIIQLPPGDYLTTLMTELESRGEAIDESRLQFLRETYGLDKPMIEQYFVWLGGMLTGDYGFSFEYNRPVADVIGDRMLLTIVVSFATILFIWVVSFPIGIYSATHQYSLGDYGLTFLGFLGLATPNFLLALVLLYFANVTFGTSIGGLMDAAYLDAPWSWGKVLSILEHLWIPVIVIGTSGTAGMIRRLRANLLDELHKQYVVTARAKGLPPGRVLWKYPLRMAINPFIADIGNLLPQVVSGAAVVSIVLSLPTTGPMLLDALRSQDMYLAGSFLMFLALLTVVGVFLSDLALAALDPRIRLEGGATR